Part of the Dehalococcoidia bacterium genome, CGGCGGTACGGGTGCCGCCATCGGCCTGGAGGACATCGCAGTCCAGCACGACGGTGCGCTCGCCCAGCAGGTCCAGTTGGGCGACGGCCCGCAGGGAGCGGCCGATGAGGCGCTGGATCTCGTAGGTGCGGCCGCTGGCGGCGCCCCGTTCGCGGGGGGTGCGCTGGAGGGTGGAGCGGGGCAGCATGCCGTATTCGGCGGTGATCCAGCCGGTGCCGGCCTCGCGGGCGAACTGGGGAGCGCGGGCCTCGACGGTGGCGGCGCAGAGGACGCGGGTGCGCCCCATCTCCACCAGGCAGGAGCCCTCGGCGAAGTCCAGGACGCCCGTCCGGAAGGACAGGGGACGCAACTGCTGGGGCCTTCGGCCGTCGCTGCGAATCATAGGAGCAGGCGAACTCGAGACAATTCTACCAGGTCGCGGGGCGCATAATCTCGTTACCGCGGGCATCCCGCACCACATCGGGCAGCTGACAAACGGCCGCTGGACCCACTCGAAGCTCGGTGTACTTGGCAGCCACCTGCCTGAGCGCATAGCTGACGCGTTTGTGCGGACTCAAGACCCACACCTGCTTGCCGAATCTGCGCCTCACCTGCTCGATCGCTCCCGCCAAGTCAGAGTCGTTAGAGACGACGAGAGCGACATCATACAGGTCATCCATGGCGTCTACCAGGAGGAAGATGGCCAGGTTGACGTCGGAGCCTTTTTTTCCTCTGGCACCTTCACCTTGACGAACCGGGGACGGTGGGGCCAGGAGTCCGCTAGAGGTGCCACTGATGTCTTCTCTAGGAAGTGCCCGAAATGGATGGTCACCTCGGGTAGGGTGGCTAGAGCCCGCAGGTAGCGATCCTGGCGCTCGGACCGGCCGGGATCATGGGGTGGGGAGGTCACGCGAGCGGTGAAGTAACGGACGTGCAGCAAATCCACGTCCTTGGCGACGAGCCGTAACCAGCGGGGGATGTCGAGCCACTTGAGGTGCAGCTGGCCTTCGGGCCGGTGGCGCCTCAGCAGACCATAGTAGAGGTTGAAGCCATCTACGTAGGCGTAGGCCCGTGGTCTTGCAATCATCTATATGCTGAGGCCGCCACCTGAGGCGGCGGCCTCGCGCCCTGTCCCGGTCAGAGACAGGGGGGATCTCCGCCCACAACATAGCACACGGCATCTAAGCTGTCAATACTAGTGGAGACTACCCACCAGAGGAGATGGGTGCCCGACTCAGCGCGGCGCCTTTTGCGGGCGCGCCCACAGGCGCGCCCCATCGGTCTCGAAGGTCACGTCCCCGTGGACGTCGGTGCGAAACAGGGGCAGCCCGGAGACCATTCCCAGCACCTCTGCCGAAGGGTGTCCGTAGCGGTTGCCCTCGCCCACCGACAGCGCCGTCGCCGACGGCGACACGGCTCCCAAGAGCAGAGGCGAGATGGACCCCCGCGCGCCGTTGCCGGGCAGGGCCAGCACCGAGGCCGCCACCGGCGCACGCTCGGCTACGAGCGACTCCTGCAACCGTACCGGCGCGTCCGACGGCAAAAGGAAAGACACCTGCCCCAGCTCCAGACGCAACACCAACGCCCAGGGCCGCGGGTCGTTCGGCGTCGTCAGGGGAGGAGCCTCGGGCGAAAGCACCTCCAGCACTGCACCGTCCAGGGCCAGCCGCAGTCCCTCTGTGCCGTATAGCACCTCGGCGCCCTCGCGCCAGAGGGCGTCCTGCCAGGCACGGAAGAGGGCCGTGCCGACGCCCACCGGTGGCAC contains:
- the rph gene encoding ribonuclease PH, producing MRSDGRRPQQLRPLSFRTGVLDFAEGSCLVEMGRTRVLCAATVEARAPQFAREAGTGWITAEYGMLPRSTLQRTPRERGAASGRTYEIQRLIGRSLRAVAQLDLLGERTVVLDCDVLQADGGTRTAAINGGFVALALALQRLSQTGELTSLPLRDQVAAVSVGIVDGVPMLDLCYEEDVRAQVDMNVVMTGSGELVEVQGTAEGHPFPRSALDQLLDLAWQGIREILAAQRKALDEAGVVLPA